TCCCCGTCTGCTTCCAGGTATTCATCACAATAAAGATAAGTGCAAACCCAAAACAGACAACTCTTTTAATGTGAGGGAGGCTATTTTAAGCTGATATTGACTCACTTGTTGCACCGGTCCTTGAGAACAGTCCTAATAtggacctgtttttttttttttctgtcttcctCCCAGCTCATCCATTAGTCTAGACATTAAAACAGGAATGATGCTCATCGGGGCTGCACATGTGTTTTATGTCGGTGTACTCAGAGTCTCATTTAAGGAGTCCATGAACGCACTTTCCAGAGACAGGCGTCACCTTTTATCTCCACGTTTGGGCTTTCGACCCTCTTTGCTTTTTAGTGAAAGTCAACATCGAACCAACTGTTTAGTTACAGTTAACCAACCAAAGTTTTCCTCCTTTCATGTTTTAAGTGCTTCGTGGAAAATGCAGTTCTTTATACAGctggtttttctttcttaaggCCATGCTGGTACGATGCCGTCCTTGACATTTGAAATGGTGTTATGACGGAGACTAGAAGTGTTTTTAAtcaatcccagaccgacccgCGCGGCAAAGCTTTAACTGTGACATTGCTCTTTAACAGAATACAGCTGATGCAGTATGTCATCTATGGCATCGCTTCGTTTTTCTTCCTGTACGGCATCATTCTGCTTGCCGAGGGCTTCTACACGACGAGCGCTGTCAAGGAGCTGCACAGCGAGTTCAAGACCACCATCTGCGGACGCTGCATCAGCGGAATGGTATGTTCACACGGCCGGCTTCACGGCGCGAGTGCCAGAATATGTGACAGCTTTCTTCTTCGCTGGAACTTTATTAGTGATCTGGGATAGGAAGCTGATGCTGGTTTTGTGTCGTTTCCTGCCTCTTCAGTTTGTGTTCCTCACGTACATCCTGGGTGTGGCTTGGCTCGGGGTGTTCGGCTTCTCCGCCGTGCCCGTCTTCCTTTTCTACAACATGTGGTCCACTTGCAATGCCATGAAGTCTCCGATGGCCAACCTCACAAACATCGAGTCCATCTGCGTGGATGTGCGTCAGTACGGTAAGATCGCTGAGCCTCAGCTGTCTCTGAAATCACACCAACCAGTAGCTTGTTCTTCGTAAACACCGTCATGGTTTAGAAGCAGAACCGTACTGAAAACGAGGGGgtctgaacatgacaatgaaTCAAGCGCCAACCATCCAACGCCTGGgttgtagggatgggcggtatggactaagaaatgtatcaccataatttctggcatttatcccgataacgataaaaatgacaatagaaaatataccaattcaactccacctttttaactataaatctatcaccacattcagtctttggagccccccaaaacactgctctaaaagaatactaaatgctactaaactacaccaatgggaatttatcttccttccttccttccttccttccttccttccttccttccttccttccttccttccttccttccttccttccttccttccttccttccttccttccttccttccttccttccttccttccttccttccttccttccaccctttctttctttctttctttctttctttctttctttcttttctggctcatttccttccttccttccttccttccttccttccttccttccttccttccttccttccttccttccttccttccttccttccttccttccttccttccttcctcccttccttcctttctcccttccttcctttctcccttccttccttccttccttccttctatccttccttccttccatccttccatccttctatccttctatccttccttccttccttccttccttccttccttccttccttccttccttccttccttccttccttccttccttccttccttccttccttcacgtacgttgtgcgtggatttaacgcagaaccataaatcagatttacacaaaaacatcatcaacaggaatttatcgtttttaccgtgagatgacaaattcttaccgtggggaatttttttgacggtttatcatgaacggtaaaatatcgcccattcctactgggtTGAAGCTCGTATGGGGCTAAGAtccgttgcagttcctcgactggccactagaggctagCTTTTAAAGCGAGTCCATCTCCATTGACTCTTGTGTTAAAAAGTCCAACTTcagagcagaaacaaacatttacagcctggttcataaaaaaaaaccatttgatttcacaccctTGACAACTCTAAGGGGggtgggggttttttttgtaccacaccaggatatttataaaaaaagctAGCAGTCGGTACCAGCGTGGGCTAAATGGAACATCATTTTTGATCATGTTTACCGGTGTATTCCGCATAAACATAATTTACATATGACTTCCCAAGCAAAATGCAACCCCATATGAAGAAAAATGGGCTCCAGAACCGCTATTCAGAAACCAAGTTGGTCACATGACCTCACGCTTTGTCCATTGTGTTACACAGTCTGTTTAAAACCCATAAACTCCCTCAACCCCCGTCAGAGATCTCATTATCCACCACTCTTTTACTTCAAATTGTTTTTGAAaggtgaagaaaaagaaagaaatcatcCAGTAATTCACAAGAAAAAggctgttatttttctttttttatttgacagttTAAGTCAACATGCGCTTAAACATGGAAAAGATGTTTTTTATGAGCTACAAACTTATTGTATCAATACTAAATAATGCCTAATGGTTTATGGAGGTTTCTAACGAGACACCCGAGCAACTTTTTACTGCACTGCCATTAATTCTGGTAACTTGCGAGAGACcagtaaaagagaaaaaggtcaaTATTGAATAGGTGAAGGCAAAGGTATCCGTCTTCAGATAATCTATAACTTGAATGTCTTCCTGAGTAACAGAGGACTTCAGTGAAATGTGAGGTATCCAGGCCTCAGCTGAGATAACCTCCTGTCGTTCTATGGCTACTTAATGTGattaattaaagcagcacaatgtaacttttccaccttaatataatatttccagagatatttcattgtgatggtacatcaacttacaacaggtttaatgacacctctgtcatggtctgaggggtctgtatcgccttcactggcactatgtaactttgaggagcatggtaggaaccctgccacactaaaaaactacacatttttacggctttgactgctttacgccatacgtcacttccccctccttcccgattcgtagtcgagacgaaaatgggcgcggcgtggagcgcagagctcagcagaagccggtatcatggccgaagcagcgaaaaaaacgaacaaaataaaagttttattggAGGAGGCAAAGGAGGAAAGTaggagtaatacaaaacatgtattgtatgttgtactataatacaaatttattgaaacacatggcgagtcaaacatttaccaaagcagctgccaaacactcctaaacaagggagccggagacggtggttctgcagaactgcggcagtaagtccTTACTAAAGAGCTGAGCTCCGAcgcggagctccactctttagtagggatttaaTATGGATCCaacccgttaataatcattgttttctccatatactggcTTCCttgtaaattccagttcctttccagcagtttaacatcttttttttgcgttccgtctgttcacttggtgaaacagaaaagtagttttgaaagtccgtcccgtcttctctcaaaacaaatgcagcgacgggagatcaggatctttccggcagtacgcgctggtgctcatgggaaatgtagtgttctttctggtaaagcactaccgcttttgtccaaaggagcggccaaactcaacaaaagctgaatgttacattgtgctgctttaagtcctAATGTGTGAAATCATCTAAATGCATGGTAGAACCATTAAAATATATCTCTATTATTTCTACTTTGTGAAGCTTAACTCTATTTTTAAAGTTCGGGGATGCTTAAAAGTCTCTGGGAAGGAAATTAACCTTGTGACTTGTGTCTGCAGGAATCATCCCTTGGAATGCCACTCCAGGAAAGGCCTGCGGCTCTACGCTAGGTGACATCTGCAACACCAGTGAGGTGAGGCGTCACCCCACATGTATTCATACCAACATTTTACCTGACAGTGATGACTGTTTGATCTGAAAGTAAACACCTTTTTCTCCCCTCCCTTGTTTCCTCCAGTTCTACCTGTCCTATCACCTGTACATTGTAGCGTGTGCCGGTGCGGGAGCAACTGTGATCGCTCTGGTAAGCCCTCCCGCCCCCTCCCGTCCTGTCCTGTCAGTCCATCTTTTGCATGGTCTGCATCAGACACCATTCTTATACGGTTTACGAGGATGATAACGCATTAGATTATCCTCAGCGCAAtccattttccctttttttttttttttttaccatctgCTTAGATGCATATGACTCTCTCGGTGTTGCAGGATGGGTGGGACACTGGGAAGTACGGGCCTGATTCTGTTGGAAGTGTTCTTATTAACCATAAACCCGGGAACATGACTATAAATCAAATTGCTGTCAAACATTTTACAGCTGAAaccgtacggaagagtattagggccatgcaggagaaaaaaatatttgagacgggaagattttttttttattgtgcacttcaagaaaatgtcgagaaaaaagtcgagattaatgttgaaatacaattttgataaaaaagtcgaaatgttgagaataatgttgaaatacaattttgagaaaaaagtcgaaatgtcgagattaatgttgaaatacaatttcaagaataaagtcgaaatgtcagcttttttctcaacatttcaactgtattcacaaaatttttacttttttctcgaaattgtacttcaacattaatcttgacatttcgacttttttctcgaagtgcataatgaaaaaaaaatcttcctcctctaaaatattatttttatttttctcctgcctaggccttatactcttccgtagaaaccTTGACTTCACTAACGTGTGGTAATATTTGTGATGCGGTCACCGGCATGTGCTCTTACCaccttttctgttttcttccaCCAGCTGATCTACATGATGGCTACCACTTATAACTTTGCTGTTTTGAAGTTTAAGAGTCGGGAAGACTGCTGCACTAAGTTTTAAATTGGGTTTTAAGCGCACAGTgcaccattttttttaatttttttttattttctactgTGCTAAGTAGAGACAGTTGCCACTGACAACAGACTAAAAAACCAGAGAATAGAAAAGTCAACATCTCTTCATTAGTAATCACGTGATGTGTAAATAGTTGGTTGTATGCTCCTTTTTAGCATTTGGGATCCAGGGATTTTGCTTGTCTAAGGAGAACTCTTGGAAGTTATCCTCGGAGTGGGGTGGTGCTTCGTTTGACTGGTTTGTTCCGCTTTAACTCGACACTTGCTTCTAGAGGTTTGTCACCATCAGATTTCATGGAAACGTGCACAACTTAGAAATCCACGACttgtgttatttatatttgtactgtGTGAAGCTGGTTTTTGGAAtgcgaaaaaaaacaaaactgcacagaTAAC
This DNA window, taken from Cololabis saira isolate AMF1-May2022 chromosome 6, fColSai1.1, whole genome shotgun sequence, encodes the following:
- the gpm6bb gene encoding glycoprotein M6Bb isoform X2, producing MGCFECCIKCLGGVPYASLVATILCFSGVALFCGCGHVALTGTVTILETHFSKVTTDHALLTDVIQLMQYVIYGIASFFFLYGIILLAEGFYTTSAVKELHSEFKTTICGRCISGMFVFLTYILGVAWLGVFGFSAVPVFLFYNMWSTCNAMKSPMANLTNIESICVDVRQYGIIPWNATPGKACGSTLGDICNTSEFYLSYHLYIVACAGAGATVIALLIYMMATTYNFAVLKFKSREDCCTKF
- the gpm6bb gene encoding glycoprotein M6Bb isoform X1; the encoded protein is MGCFECCIKCLGGVPYASLVATILCFSGVALFCGCGHVALTGTVTILETHFSKVTTDHALLTDVIQLMQYVIYGIASFFFLYGIILLAEGFYTTSAVKELHSEFKTTICGRCISGMFVFLTYILGVAWLGVFGFSAVPVFLFYNMWSTCNAMKSPMANLTNIESICVDVRQYGIIPWNATPGKACGSTLGDICNTSEFYLSYHLYIVACAGAGATVIALIHFLMILSANWAYLKDASHMHAYQDIKMKEERELQDITSRSKECLNSYT